AGTCGTTGGCTGGGCCGAGACGGAAACACCCCCTTTTCCTCAGACTGCCGACTGGACCGTCGTCAACCATGAAGATAGCAGGAGGACAGAGGTCTGTCTGTTTTATAGAGGGTTGTTTGTCTCCTGCAGCTGCTTGGGTTGTCCCCTCCTCCATGTTCTCTGCAGGTTCTGTCCTCCTCTGAGAGGAGTTCAATTCAACACCGTCTCTCTGAAGAGGACGCTTCGTCTCGTTGCTTTGAGCAGTGGGCGGATCgatggaggagaaggagaatctGGAGAGTTTGGCGGCAGCAGAGGAAGCCACAGCTGTCGTGGTTTGGGCTGATCGGGGATTTCTGATGTTAGGCGAGTTATCGGAACAGACGACAGCCATGTATTTCCTCTCTTTAACATCTCCATGCTCCACCTCATGCTTTCTAAGGGAACCAACATCTCGCAGCCTTCCTGATAGAGATGAGGAACCAGCTTCAGGTCCATTTTCTGTCTCATCCTTCtctctcatttttctctttcttgcaTTTGGAAGTGGGTTCGGGTCCGGCCGACTGAGCAGGTTCTGTGGGACAGGGTCCGGCCGACTGAGCAGGTTCTGTGGGACAGGGTCCGGCCGTCTGAGCAGGTTCTGTGGGACAGGGTCCGGCCGTCTGAGCAGGTTCTGTGGGACAGGGTCCGGCCGTCTGAGCAGGTTCTGTGGGTTCGGGTCCGGCCGTCTGAGCAGGTTCTGTGGGTTCTGTGGGTTTAGTCCTGGATTTATTTGTTTCTCTGCTGGAATGGCGATGTTTTGAACAGAAGGTCTCATCTTCTTTGGTTTGAAGATAAAACCAGACAGCTTTACCTGAAGGTCTGTGtggttttccatcttttctctgctgtttttcatcCCTATCAggcccctctcctcctcctcctgtctgctgTCTCCATCTTGAGCTGATGGAGTGTTTGGGTGGTAATCTGAAGCGGGATGTGGAGCTCCATCTCCATGTTCTCCTCGGTTCTCTTCATCATACTGGACTCTCCTGTCCATCAGATTTCTGGAAACCTCGTGAAACTTAGATCCAAACATCTCCTGACAggtttcatttttccttctgtccccTCGGCTCTTATTTTCATTGTCTTCTAAAGCAAAGGTTGAAGTTTCCAGAAGATGTGGAGTATCAGTGTTACTCACATCATCCTCCTCAGTCTGACAGctcagatgtttgatggaccAACCAGAGTTCAGGCTCCTGTTCTGGTTGAACTGGGTGGATGTAACCGGTGGACTGATGGTGCAGAACCCATCCAGACCTCCCTCCTCTGAGACACCAGCAGTCCCATCAGTGCTGATGTTGAGGCTTCTTGTTGTGTTGATGGAGTCTGAGGTGCTGAGCTGATGTGGATCTAGATCCTCTGAGGAGCTGCTCCTCAGTCTGGTGAAGAATCATCAGAAACATGAATGATGTCAAACTCTTAACAGACCCAGAACATCAGGACCTCTGTGCTGAAAATGTTTCTGACCATGAGGACCATTAAAGGAGTTGAATGAAGGACGGTTCCTCACCTGCTCAGTCTGTCCATCTCATGGTGCAGCAACAGAGGCAGGTCCAGTCCTTCCAGCAGAGCCTGACACTGAGTCCAATACTGGTGAACAGGGTCAGCAGGGAACGAGGTCAGTAACGTGTTCACATTTCCCAGCAGAGCGCCCCCCTAAGGAAAGACATGAAGACATGGTTGAGACAAGATGGAGACAAATGGAGAAGGGTagagacagatggagacagaTGTGGTTGACAGAAACAGGAGTCTTTCTAAGCTCAGCTGCAGGTAGTTGGATGTTCTTACCTGCATGGAGCACTCCATGACAGAGACGGCGACCACCGCGTCCTCTATGGTTACGGTCTCTCTGAACATGAGTCTGGCGTGGGCTAGAAGGTCAGAACAGAACTGAGTCAGTACCATAGTGGTACTGGTCTCTGCTCACCATCACATTCAGCTTTGCTGAACATACTGAGCGAAACGTTCAGCGTCTTAGTCCTCCTAACACCACAGAGAAATCTGGTTACCTGGCTCATGAGCACTGATTAATATATCTGATCAGCCTGAGGAAGGAAGTACAGCAGGAAGCTTTCAGAGACACTCAGAGGTGTCAGAGCTGCAAACCACACATCAGCCTCTTACACAAAGGTCACCTCAAAATTATTTACCTGTAACAGCAAGTTTTTCCCTTCACTAATACACCTGTATTGGATCTGATCAATATCTCTGCTGACAGTATATGTCCTCCAAGTTTTGAAGATTGCTGTAATTAAACCGTTTCTTAAAATCCTCCTCTTGATGATCCTCAGATATACTTCTCCATGAAGCCTGAtgaaatttcatttaattttttttttttttttttttttttttaacttgtcctgtccagcatcatagcagcaaaatgataatctggtttctgtatcgtgctgaacaaatttgctctaccaaggggaggcctatgggtaaggctcctcttgataatgtgattaatttatttatttatttactttgaatcacggaatctatgtaatcttgctggacctgaccggaggggacagaaaaagatggaaaatagcaaaaagagcaaaagggaaagaagaaaggagacaaaaagatcacagacagaaggaaaacgacccttcaatccacaccatcaccagacaacaaactgttacacctgtacatgaacacaccagaaaatttcctacaacttttacaaaagcagaaacacacacacagaaaaacaaacaaacaaacaacgaaacaaaaaaaaacaaaaaaaaaacaaaaaaaaaaaaaaaacagggctgccagtcattaagagtataaccaaatcaaatcaaaaagacataacagcgaccagatactaactcacaggaaaaatacaaatttttttttttttttttccttccttttcttcccctttttttaataattattgcTTAATATTAAagacccactagacaactcagtgactgtgtcagcatgcagagcatgagaaacaaggagtgatcagtgatgaagagtggtgagtgagatcatgcaaatgcgacctcgcctccacggaggccagaggcagaccagggcctgggctgggccctcagcagcatacccggagcaccaacccatgccaccccaccacaaagacaactccagccccacccgaagggcggcagaggagagccccagcaagagccccccacggtcccggggcacaggccccagtgggccaagatcagcggccgccggccccgccagggaccggcccacccagggcagcccaagcgaagggcccagggccccaggagcccagaggcggcggccccaccccccaaaggcagagggcccgcaacatgcccaggaggaccaggcccccccagacagccacccagcgtaggccagcacacaccccgatgttccagccgcacaccccgggaaccagggtgctatcggccccctccccccactccccatctacttcaacctgcttcccatataaccccacactcacaccctcccccgtgccgcacccacaatcgctcaccaccacacaatcacgccaccCACAACCCTCCccccatgccccgtgggggacaccccaggcggaccagcggacagcgggccccaacccccatagagccagcagcccactagcgcagccatcccgggacccaaacttccctctggatgatgagcctttagtggcattaggcacccctgctccccaggaggccccccagggcaagacaggccaggagaggccgccccccacgaccgggccattcagggaccgcagccagtgagccgccacccaccccagaaagttcccaccctcccacacccctaacggggaatgagaggatggggacagcggcagacccacagcccaccacccccaggcccgcccaagccccccccccacaagtgcacttaaccacgcacagaaacacatgcacacacctatttccttgcataCTCCTACTCAtcataactcacatatgccctctcagccccacccaaaaaatataaacactcgcacagcatccaaccctcccactctcactccccagacacacccccactcatcctaacacatgcatacgcacgcacacaaacatacccccccattcacacaaacatccacagtatagacacacacacaacatacaagcatccctgtctcacaccccagcacctccccctataatcccccgaatcccactcagccctccttcaaacccctacaccccccctgcccccgggccataccctgggtcccagggtgtcatccagacaccagggcatgcaccaacccacaccatggcagcacatccgggcaggcccagaccccaggcacatatggagcccaccaccccggagggaggaggaccacccccaggcaccagagcccagaacccccgcccagcccgccccagaatagcctggccacccggctcaggaccgacgcccaccaacccaggtaccaccagtggcctcaccccccgccacgaggcgactccaaccgctggcccccacagcccccgacggggaCAGACTccgagccacccccaccgcagagcagcccggtcccgcatcacgggcaaccacaaagaacccacaaccaccagtcactcccggccatttctcaaacccccatagcaacaaggtcacagtcctccctttcatttaatttattaagatccccattagctaCTGAAACATCAGTaactattcttcctggggtctccTCTATattactttacacattttgttatttacataattttatacaccatgcacacccacccacatacacaaacacacaaacagaacataaaaataaagaaatcaatcAGTTTGTCAAATTACAAAGTCATGACAAATTTTATCCTTGTAACTTCAGACAGACTGAGATTGTTGTCTTTGGACCTGAGACCCTCAGGAAGACACTGTCTAGCTATGAAATTACTCTAGGTGGTGTTACCTTGGCTTCCAGTACTACTGTGAGGAACCTTGGAGTTGTTCTGGACCACATCTGGCGTATGactcatagaaaaaaaaaaggtttctagGACCACTTTCTTTCACCTACATAATATTCCCAGAATGAGGaacatcctgtctcagagtgatgcaggaaaactagtcTATGGATTTGTTACTTTCTGATTGGACTAATGTAATTAATGATTATTGTTCTGTGCCAGCAATGTTCAGAAAATTCTCCATTcaatccaaaatgctgcagcaggatTGTTATTTCTCCTGTTTTATCTTCTCGTTAgcggctccctgttaaatccagattagaatttaaaattcttttcctcacatataaagctcttaaTGACTAAGCTCTATTGGATTTTAAAGACCACAGggttccagattttcccaacAAAGCACTCTCacactgcaggtttactggtggttcctagaggttctaaaagtagaaagGGAGGctgaaccttcagttatcagactcatctctgtggaaccagctccatGTTtgactgaactgaattaaaacaaCTGACCAACAGAAATCCAGCAGTCTAACCTTCAGCCAGTCGGCTCAGACTCTCCAGCATGCGGATGGTTGTTCGGGCAGCACTGCGAGTGTCGCTCTGCCGCTGCAGCTGGTAGTACCGGGTCAGGATGCAGTTGGCTTGCTCAGAAACCTGAGGCTGCAGCTGCTTTATGGCGCTAAAATAAGCCTTCATTTTCTCCATGGACCACAAGGCAGAGGACTCAGCAGGAAGtcctacaagaaaaaaaaagaatcatttAAATCAGATCTGTTTAATGCATCTCTCTGAATGTGAATCTGAGATGTTCAGTTATATCAGATTTATTAGGAAGATAAATGATtaacacattcaaacacagaGCTGTTTTTCTGGACCTCTATCTTCCAGAATGAAGGAGGAGATGATCCGGTCCCACTCTGCATTTTTGGtgtccagcagaaccagaaccaggtcaaACCGGCTCAGCAGAGGGCTGGCCAGAGCCACGTTGACAGAAAGAGGCTCATTGGGGTCATATTGGCCTTTAGGGTTGGTAGCTGCCAAGATGGTGGCTCTGGTGTTCAGCTTACACACTATCCTGCAGAGACCAGAATAGATTGAGAAACAGAGACCCAGATTCAGACGGACACCCTGGAGAGGACAA
The sequence above is drawn from the Melanotaenia boesemani isolate fMelBoe1 chromosome 22, fMelBoe1.pri, whole genome shotgun sequence genome and encodes:
- the mcm9 gene encoding DNA helicase MCM9; translation: MLMSPEQEALIGRVFEAYLTEHHHDDILQLNTDASEETHYPVVVNAMTLFEANMEVGDFFNAYPNEVLAIFDDVLQRKAVEISDDASRVKQQRLRQTLHTRITGLPVCPELIRHTIPRSRDVGHFLSVTGTVIRTSVAKVLEHERDYMCTKCRHVFKVQAEFDQFYTFVPPVICPSPVGCNSYRFSCLSDGSEPAACRDYQEIKIQEQVQRLTVGSVPRSLVVVLEDDLVDRCKSGDDVTVFGVICLRWKPFSDGACCDVELVLKANNMEVNNQQAAAALLSKDVQREFEDFWSSYRHNPIAGRNQILSSLCPQVFGMYVIKLAVAMVLAGGVQRTDSSGTRIRGECHMLLVGDPGTGKSQFLKYAAKVVSRSVLTAGIGSTSAGLTVAAVKDGGDWHLEAGALVLSDGGLCCIDEFNSIKEHDRISIHEAMEQQSISVAKAGIVCKLNTRATILAATNPKGQYDPNEPLSVNVALASPLLSRFDLVLVLLDTKNAEWDRIISSFILEDRGLPAESSALWSMEKMKAYFSAIKQLQPQVSEQANCILTRYYQLQRQSDTRSAARTTIRMLESLSRLAEAHARLMFRETVTIEDAVVAVSVMECSMQGGALLGNVNTLLTSFPADPVHQYWTQCQALLEGLDLPLLLHHEMDRLSRLRSSSSEDLDPHQLSTSDSINTTRSLNISTDGTAGVSEEGGLDGFCTISPPVTSTQFNQNRSLNSGWSIKHLSCQTEEDDVSNTDTPHLLETSTFALEDNENKSRGDRRKNETCQEMFGSKFHEVSRNLMDRRVQYDEENRGEHGDGAPHPASDYHPNTPSAQDGDSRQEEEERGLIGMKNSREKMENHTDLQVKLSGFIFKPKKMRPSVQNIAIPAEKQINPGLNPQNPQNLLRRPDPNPQNLLRRPDPVPQNLLRRPDPVPQNLLRRPDPVPQNLLSRPDPVPQNLLSRPDPNPLPNARKRKMREKDETENGPEAGSSSLSGRLRDVGSLRKHEVEHGDVKERKYMAVVCSDNSPNIRNPRSAQTTTAVASSAAAKLSRFSFSSIDPPTAQSNETKRPLQRDGVELNSSQRRTEPAENMEEGTTQAAAGDKQPSIKQTDLCPPAIFMVDDGPVGSLRKRGCFRLGPANDSSKPVPSGWSLFTSSESCNDVLDMDWDQEVL